One window of the Rosa rugosa chromosome 3, drRosRugo1.1, whole genome shotgun sequence genome contains the following:
- the LOC133739602 gene encoding UDP-glucose flavonoid 3-O-glucosyltransferase 7-like has product METKTHQQLHIFFLPFMGQGHTLPLIDIAKLFASRGEKSTIITTPANAPLFTKAIQTSRSLGLEIELLLIKFPSTEVGLPEGIESRNWAESGEIAEKFFKALTLLKQEVEQLLDQHHPQCLVASSLFHWATDVAAKFGIPRLIFQGPGFFSLCAAMSVTLYQPHMKVASDSESFVLPNLPHEIKMTRNELPSYVKQNGETELMKLLRECRETEKRSYGIVINSFYELEPDYADHYRKAFGRKSWHIGPVSLCNKAEKDISARGREGSVDDVHECLQWLNSKKPRSVVYVCFGSLNSFSDCQLLEIALGLEASQQQFIWVVKKEKNDKEEWLPEGYEQRMEGRGLIIRGWAPQLLILQHEAVGAFLTHCGWNSILEGVTAGVPMITWPVFADQFYNEKLVTQILGIAVAVGSQKSEDGGVKSEASVKREAIKKAVTEIMEGYEADGMRRNAFALGETARRAVEEGGSSFSDLTALFEELRSLGS; this is encoded by the coding sequence ATGGAAACCAAAACTCATCAGCAGCTTCACATTTTCTTCCTTCCATTTATGGGCCAAGGCCACACTTTACCCCTCATAGACATAGCAAAACTATTTGCTTCACGTGGTGAAAAATCAACCATAATAACCACCCCAGCcaatgcaccactcttcaccaAAGCAATCCAAACAAGTAGAAGTTTGGGTTTAGAAATCGAACTTCTTCTCATCAAATTCCCATCTACCGAAGTTGGGTTGCCTGAAGGTATTGAAAGTAGAAACTGGGCTGAGAGTGGAGAGATAGCGGAAAAGTTTTTCAAAGCTCTCACTCTGCTTAAACAAGAGGTAGAGCAGCTTTTGGACCAACATCATCCTCAGTGTCTTGTTGCAAGCTCTTTGTTTCATTGGGCTACGGATGTTGCTGCAAAGTTTGGGATTCCAAGGCTCATCTTTCAAGGACCTGGTTTTTTCTCCTTGTGTGCTGCAATGAGTGTGACGCTGTACCAACCTCACATGAAGGTTGCATCTGATTCAGAATCTTTTGTTCTTCCTAATCTCCCACATGAGATCAAGATGACGAGAAACGAACTACCATCTTATGTTAAACAAAATGGTGAGACAGAGCTCATGAAGTTGCTCAGAGAATGTAGAGAGACTGAAAAAAGGAGCTATGGGATTGTCATTAATAGCTTCTATGAACTTGAACCAGATTATGCGGATCACTATAGAAAGGCGTTTGGGAGGAAGTCATGGCATATCGGCCCAGTTTCATTATGCAACAAGGCAGAAAAAGATATATCAGCTAGGGGAAGGGAAGGCTCAGTTGATGATGTACATGAGTGCTTGCAATGGCTCAATTCCAAGAAACCCCGTTCGGTTGTTTATGTATGCTTTGGCAGCCTAAACAGTTTCAGTGATTGTCAGCTCTTAGAAATTGCCTTGGGTCTTGAGGCTTCACAACAGCAATTCATTTGGGTTGTCAAGAAGGAAAAGAATGATAAAGAAGAGTGGTTGCCTGAAGGATATGAGCAGAGAATGGAGGGAAGGGGACTTATTATAAGAGGCTGGGCTCCCCAACTACTGATTCTTCAACATGAAGCAGTTGGGGCGTTTCTTACTCATTGTGGGTGGAACTCAATCCTTGAAGGAGTGACTGCCGGGGTGCCAATGATCACCTGGCCGGTGTTTGCAGATCAGTTTTACAATGAGAAGTTGGTAACTCAAATACTTGGGATTGCGGTTGCTGTGGGTTCTCAAAAGTCAGAGGATGGTGGTGTAAAGAGTGAAGCCAGTGTGAAGAGGGAGGCTATAAAGAAGGCTGTAACTGAAATCATGGAGGGTTATGAAGCTGATGGAATGAGACGAAATGCTTTTGCGCTTGGAGAGACGGCAAGGAGGGCAGTTGAGGAAGGTGGTTCATCGTTTTCCGATTTAACTGCTCTATTTGAAGAGTTGAGGTCCCTTGGGTCTTGA
- the LOC133737472 gene encoding UDP-glucose flavonoid 3-O-glucosyltransferase 7-like, whose translation METKTHQQLHIFFLPYMVQGHTLPLLDIAKLFASRGVKSTIITTPVNAPLFSKSIETSKSLGLEIELLVIKFPSTEVGLPDGIERTKLVKTQETKEKFYKAITALEKQVEQLLDQHRPHCLVASTLFHWATDVAAKFGIPRLIFHGPGFFPLCAAMSMTLYQPHMKVSSDSESFVIPNLPHEIKTTRNELPTFLTQNGETGLNKMLEVCRKAEERSFGIIINSFYELEPDYADHYRKVFRRKSWHIGPVSLCNKTEKDISGRGGEGSVDEVHECLNWLNSKKANSVVYICFGSLSSFSDVQLLEIALGLEASGQQFIWVVDKEKNDEEEWLPEGFEQRMGGKGLIIRGWAPQLLILQHEAVGAFLTHCGWNSILEGVSAGVPMITWPVFADQFNNEKLVTQILRIGVAIGAQKSEDGSVKTEASVKSEGIKKAVTEIMKGDEADGMRSKAFALGETAKRAVEEGGSSFSDLTALIEALRSLGS comes from the coding sequence ATGGAAACCAAAACTCATCAACAGCTTCACATTTTCTTCCTTCCATATATGGTTCAAGGCCACACTTTACCCCTCCTAGACATAGCCAAACTATTTGCTTCACGTGGTGTTAAATCCACCATAATAACCACCCCTGTCAATGCACCACTCTTCTCCAAATCAATCGAAACCAGCAAAAGTTTGGGTTTAGAAATCGAACTTCTCGTCATCAAGTTCCCATCTACTGAAGTTGGGTTGCCTGACGGAATTGAAAGAACGAAGTTGGTGAAAACCCAAGAGACGAAGGAAAAGTTCTATAAAGCTATAACTGCGCTTGAAAAACAGGTAGAGCAGCTTTTAGACCAACATCGTCCCCACTGTCTCGTTGCAAGCACATTATTTCATTGGGCTACGGATGTTGCTGCCAAGTTTGGAATTCCGAGGCTCATCTTTCATGGACCTGGTTTCTTCCCCTTGTGTGCTGCAATGAGTATGACGCTGTACCAACCTCACATGAAGGTTTCATCTGATTCAGAATCTTTTGTTATTCCTAATCTCCCGCATGAGATCAAGACGACAAGAAACGAACTACCAACTTTTCTTACTCAAAATGGTGAGACAGGACTCAACAAGATGCTCGAAGTATGTAGAAAGGCTGAAGAAAGGAGCTTCGGGATTATTATTAATAGCTTCTATGAACTTGAACCAGATTATGCAGATCACTATAGGAAGGTATTTAGGAGGAAGTCATGGCATATCGGCCCGGTTTCTTTATGCAACAAGACAGAAAAGGATATATCAGGAAGGGGAGGGGAAGGCTCGGTTGATGAAGTTCATGAGTGCTTGAACTGGCTTAATTCTAAGAAAGCGAATTCGGTTGTTTATATATGCTTTGGAAGCCTTAGCAGTTTCAGTGATGTTCAGCTCTTAGAAATTGCCTTGGGTCTCGAGGCTTCTGGACAACAGTTCATTTGGGTTGTTGACAAAGAAAAGAATGATGAAGAAGAGTGGTTGCCTGAAGGGTTTGAGCAGAGAATGGGGGGAAAGGGACTTATTATAAGAGGTTGGGCTCCCCAACTACTGATTCTTCAACATGAAGCAGTTGGGGCCTTTCTCACTCATTGTGGGTGGAACTCGATCCTTGAAGGAGTGTCAGCCGGGGTGCCAATGATCACCTGGCCGGTGTTCGCTGACCAGTTTAACAATGAGAAGTTGGTGACTCAGATACTTAGGATTGGAGTTGCTATTGGTGCTCAAAAGTCGGAGGATGGTAGTGTGAAGACCGAAGCCAGTGTGAAGAGTGAAGGTATTAAGAAGGCTGTAACTGAAATAATGAAGGGTGATGAAGCTGACGGAATGAGAAGCAAAGCTTTTGCTCTTGGAGAGACGGCAAAGAGGGCAGTTGAGGAAGGTGGTTCGTCGTTTTCCGATTTAACTGCTCTAATTGAAGCGTTGAGGTCCCTTGGGTCTTGA